In Flavobacteriales bacterium, the sequence CAAGGACAATTGATCCCGGGATTCGAAAACGGTGTCATCGATATGAAGATCAACGAAACCAAAACGGTTCAGATTCGAGCCGCTGACGCTTACGGCGAGCACCGCGCAGAACTGATCCAAGAGGTTCCAAAGAACCAATTGCCGCCAGAGATCAAACCAGAAGTTGGTTTAGGGCTCGTAAGTCGTACTCCGGACGGATGCGAAATGCCGTTGACCGTTACTGAAGTACGTGACGAAAGCATCATGGTCGACGCAAATCATCCACTCGCTGTTAAAGACCTTACCTTTGAGATCGAACTGGTAGAGATCAAATAAGCAAGAGTTTATTTAACATAATAAAGAAAGCCTTCAGAAAATGGAGGCTTTTATATTTATAGAGGATTAGAAAGAGGTCATTAGAGTTGTTGATATTCGAGACTTTAATGGCTGGTGTACGAGC encodes:
- a CDS encoding peptidylprolyl isomerase; amino-acid sequence: MSQVKQNDTVRVHYTGTLENGEVFDSSRERKPLEFTLGQGQLIPGFENGVIDMKINETKTVQIRAADAYGEHRAELIQEVPKNQLPPEIKPEVGLGLVSRTPDGCEMPLTVTEVRDESIMVDANHPLAVKDLTFEIELVEIK